A single region of the Biomaibacter acetigenes genome encodes:
- a CDS encoding DUF445 domain-containing protein, producing MSYIKFILMPLIGALIGWSTNLLAVKLIFRPLKPFKIPLTGIEIQGLIPRRRLDISKNIGETLEKEILSPDEIVNRLTSDKIKKQLILYIKNLVMERSYEKLPAFIPQGFRTTIVDYLGEVIDRHGGTIYDELKGTLIEKAKSEIDLKTMVEEKINSLDLEQLEDLIIRLSRKELRQIEILGGVIGFVVGLIQAVASYYLSFLR from the coding sequence ATGAGTTATATTAAATTCATTTTGATGCCCTTAATAGGAGCATTAATAGGGTGGAGCACTAATCTCCTGGCTGTAAAGCTGATCTTTAGACCGCTTAAACCCTTTAAAATACCGTTGACAGGAATAGAAATCCAGGGGCTTATACCTAGAAGAAGGCTGGATATTTCTAAAAACATAGGTGAAACTCTGGAAAAAGAGATATTGTCCCCTGATGAAATTGTCAACAGGTTAACTTCGGACAAGATAAAGAAACAGCTTATTTTATATATAAAAAATCTGGTAATGGAGAGGTCTTATGAAAAACTGCCCGCTTTCATTCCCCAGGGATTTAGAACCACAATTGTGGATTACCTGGGAGAGGTCATAGACCGCCATGGGGGCACCATCTATGATGAACTAAAAGGAACCTTGATAGAAAAGGCCAAAAGTGAAATTGATTTAAAAACGATGGTGGAAGAAAAAATAAACTCCCTGGACCTGGAACAACTGGAAGACCTAATTATAAGGTTATCCAGGAAAGAATTAAGGCAGATAGAAATCCTGGGCGGGGTGATAGGTTTTGTGGTGGGCTTGATTCAGGCGGTGGCATCTTATTACTTGAGTTTTTTAAGATGA
- the infC gene encoding translation initiation factor IF-3 — MNSISKEKEIQVNHEIKAREVRVIDPNGQQLGIMSLKEALRHAQEAQLDLVKIVPDAKPPVCKIMDYGKFKYEQSKREKEARKNQRIINIKEIRMNPNIEEHDFQVRVKNAQRFLKDGDKVKVTIKFRGREITHTKLGEEVLKKMADSVQEIGFIEKQPLIEGRNMIMVLSPKQNKAKE; from the coding sequence GTGAATAGTATTAGCAAAGAAAAGGAGATACAGGTAAATCACGAGATAAAAGCCAGAGAAGTGAGGGTAATTGACCCTAATGGACAGCAGCTCGGGATAATGTCATTAAAGGAAGCTCTGCGTCATGCACAGGAAGCACAATTAGACCTTGTAAAAATTGTCCCCGATGCCAAGCCGCCGGTATGTAAAATAATGGATTACGGTAAATTTAAATATGAGCAGAGCAAGAGGGAAAAAGAAGCCCGGAAAAACCAGAGGATAATTAACATTAAGGAAATCCGGATGAATCCCAATATTGAAGAGCATGACTTTCAGGTGAGGGTTAAGAATGCCCAGAGATTCCTGAAGGATGGGGATAAGGTAAAAGTTACGATTAAGTTTCGAGGCAGGGAAATTACCCATACCAAACTGGGCGAAGAAGTGCTGAAAAAGATGGCGGATAGTGTGCAGGAAATAGGTTTTATAGAAAAACAACCCCTTATAGAGGGTAGAAATATGATAATGGTTTTATCACCCAAACAAAATAAAGCTAAGGAGTGA